One genomic segment of Sphingorhabdus sp. M41 includes these proteins:
- a CDS encoding YggT family protein, with translation MVFELINIIQFLLGIVITVIIVQAIMSWLLAFNVINLQNDIVRAIWTTLDALTAPIYRPIRKIMPDFGAIDLTPMVVIIGIFIIQRLLDGVQYEMLAG, from the coding sequence ATGGTATTTGAACTCATCAACATTATCCAGTTTCTCCTTGGAATTGTAATCACGGTTATCATTGTGCAGGCAATCATGAGCTGGCTGCTCGCCTTCAATGTGATCAATCTGCAAAATGACATTGTCCGGGCGATCTGGACCACGCTCGATGCGCTGACCGCGCCGATCTACCGACCGATCCGCAAGATCATGCCGGATTTCGGAGCGATCGATCTGACCCCGATGGTCGTGATCATCGGCATTTTCATTATTCAACGGTTACTGGACGGCGTACAATATGAGATGTTAGCGGGATAA
- the folD gene encoding bifunctional methylenetetrahydrofolate dehydrogenase/methenyltetrahydrofolate cyclohydrolase FolD yields MAAQIIDGKAFAAGLRERIKDAVPAFVKQAGRAPGLAVVLVGEDPASQVYVASKHKATIAAGMESFEHRLPADVAQEDLIALVEQLNADETVDGILVQLPLPEGLDEKAVVMAIDPDKDVDGLHVINAGRLANGEDALIPCTPLGSLMLLKDTLGDLTGLDAVVVGRSILVGKPMAQLLLAENCTVTMAHSRTRNLPDVVRRADIVVAAVGRAEMVKGDWLKDGAVVIDVGINRLDPEPGQNKGRLVGDVATAEALDHVRAITPVPGGVGPMTIAVLLRNTLVAASARAGLEKPKGL; encoded by the coding sequence GTGGCAGCACAGATCATTGACGGCAAGGCTTTCGCCGCCGGCCTTCGCGAACGGATCAAAGACGCGGTTCCGGCCTTTGTGAAGCAGGCCGGCCGCGCGCCCGGTCTGGCCGTGGTGCTGGTCGGTGAAGACCCCGCCAGCCAGGTCTATGTCGCGTCCAAGCACAAGGCGACCATCGCCGCCGGGATGGAAAGTTTCGAACACCGGCTACCGGCCGATGTCGCGCAGGAAGACCTGATCGCGCTGGTCGAGCAGCTGAACGCCGATGAGACCGTCGACGGAATATTGGTGCAATTGCCTCTGCCAGAAGGTCTCGATGAAAAAGCCGTGGTCATGGCGATCGACCCTGACAAGGATGTCGACGGCCTGCATGTGATCAACGCCGGCCGGCTGGCCAATGGCGAGGACGCGCTGATCCCGTGCACCCCGCTAGGCAGCCTGATGCTGCTGAAAGATACATTGGGCGATCTGACCGGCCTGGACGCTGTGGTGGTCGGCCGCTCGATCCTGGTTGGCAAGCCGATGGCGCAGCTGCTGCTGGCAGAAAATTGCACCGTTACCATGGCCCATAGCCGCACGCGCAACCTGCCCGACGTGGTCCGCCGCGCCGATATTGTTGTCGCAGCCGTTGGCCGCGCCGAGATGGTCAAGGGCGACTGGCTGAAAGACGGCGCCGTGGTGATCGATGTCGGTATCAACCGGCTCGACCCCGAACCGGGCCAGAATAAAGGCCGTCTGGTCGGCGATGTCGCCACTGCTGAAGCGCTCGACCATGTCCGGGCGATTACCCCGGTGCCGGGAGGGGTTGGCCCGATGACCATTGCGGTGCTATTGCGCAATACGCTGGTCGCTGCATCCGCGCGCGCCGGACTGGAAAAACCAAAGGGTCTGTAA
- a CDS encoding MarC family protein — translation MIELFISAFITFFVVIDPPGCAPIYASLTSSAPPRDRRIMAIRAILVAAIILLVFALFGEQMLGALGISLDSFRIAGGIMLFLIALEMVFEKRTERREDRAQEIIEQPEIEDVSIFPMAMPMIAGPGSIAAVMLLTSQHDGIDNALIILGALGSVLLLTLFGLLAAGPLMRVLGNKVEAVITRVLGVLLGALAVQFVVDGLNASF, via the coding sequence ATGATCGAACTTTTCATCTCTGCCTTCATCACCTTTTTCGTGGTGATCGATCCGCCAGGCTGCGCGCCGATCTACGCCAGCCTGACCAGCAGCGCGCCACCACGCGACCGCCGGATCATGGCCATTCGCGCTATCCTTGTCGCCGCAATCATATTACTGGTTTTCGCGCTGTTCGGGGAACAGATGCTGGGTGCGCTGGGTATCAGCCTCGACAGTTTCCGCATTGCTGGTGGCATCATGCTGTTCCTGATCGCGCTCGAAATGGTGTTCGAGAAACGCACCGAACGGCGAGAGGACCGGGCGCAGGAGATTATTGAGCAGCCCGAGATCGAGGATGTTTCAATCTTCCCGATGGCCATGCCGATGATCGCAGGGCCCGGTTCAATTGCCGCTGTCATGCTGCTGACATCCCAGCATGATGGCATCGACAATGCGCTGATCATTCTCGGCGCTTTGGGATCAGTACTGTTGCTCACCCTGTTCGGCCTGCTCGCAGCTGGCCCGCTGATGCGGGTATTGGGTAACAAGGTCGAAGCAGTCATTACCCGGGTGCTCGGCGTTCTCCTGGGCGCGCTTGCGGTACAATTTGTGGTCGACGGGCTGAACGCGAGCTTCTAG
- a CDS encoding tetratricopeptide repeat protein, which produces MTSSPISEERRAKLLRAETHMLLQSPDFIRSPVMSQLLSYLVEEAISNPANPPKAYQVAVDGLGRTEDFDVQADSYPRVQVGRLRKMLSAHYAAHHSATRLHIPIGHYAVEIEVNDAELEELPIATTSDDVDLNIPAPTETKLDLWFKNRWITFGIAALLIIAGADLIWLLNTSNPNSSGTELNSDRYTMAPKIYVAVTRQDSGVSTSGRASGIQHFFEDAFARSAQVRLAAANGSDINSDQDQNAYLFKSQIVEGAAGPEINFSLTSLIEKETIWSTTLVLPDSMSEYPEKLGPVASRIASIYGVIATDQRKHLPDGAMIGYSCLLRFENYRANRDPDLLPVVESCIKKSLEADPLDSQILAAASFMSFLRVESSGKEPDFEAGLQYARRAMVRGREDASANFALARSSFFNRSCARGKEFAEKAVELDPYEATIQAQTGGFLFGCGDPDANKYLRRAIALDPSGSIVAETGLVLTLLSEGKDKEALEIAEKIVPSSTGVGPYYDIAMAMVYAKNGRIEDSRESWDKLVAAYGSENESQEQLIKRLIINPGLANRAFMLLSISGVISE; this is translated from the coding sequence ATGACATCCTCGCCGATTTCGGAGGAACGTCGAGCCAAGCTGCTCCGTGCGGAAACACATATGCTTCTGCAATCGCCCGATTTCATTCGCTCGCCAGTCATGTCGCAACTGTTGAGCTATCTGGTTGAAGAAGCCATTTCCAATCCGGCCAATCCACCCAAGGCCTATCAGGTTGCCGTGGACGGACTTGGTCGCACCGAAGATTTTGATGTTCAGGCTGACAGCTATCCGCGCGTACAAGTGGGCAGGCTGCGAAAAATGCTATCCGCTCATTATGCCGCTCACCACAGTGCGACCCGGCTGCATATTCCGATTGGCCATTATGCCGTCGAAATCGAGGTGAATGATGCTGAGCTGGAAGAGCTACCGATTGCAACAACATCGGATGATGTTGATCTCAATATCCCCGCACCAACCGAGACCAAGCTGGATCTGTGGTTCAAGAACCGGTGGATAACATTCGGAATCGCTGCCTTGCTGATCATAGCCGGAGCCGACCTCATCTGGTTGCTGAACACCAGCAACCCGAATTCATCCGGCACGGAATTAAATTCGGACCGATATACCATGGCTCCGAAAATTTACGTTGCCGTCACCCGACAGGATTCCGGAGTTTCAACCAGCGGAAGAGCTTCGGGCATCCAACATTTTTTTGAAGATGCCTTCGCCCGTTCAGCGCAAGTACGCCTGGCAGCAGCAAACGGGTCAGACATCAATTCAGATCAGGATCAGAACGCCTATCTGTTCAAAAGCCAGATAGTCGAAGGGGCAGCCGGACCCGAAATCAACTTTTCGCTGACATCGTTGATAGAGAAGGAGACCATCTGGTCGACAACTCTGGTGTTGCCTGATTCAATGTCTGAATATCCTGAAAAACTTGGTCCGGTAGCCAGTCGCATTGCCAGCATTTATGGAGTGATTGCCACCGACCAGCGCAAACATCTGCCCGACGGCGCCATGATTGGTTATTCCTGTCTTCTCCGGTTCGAAAACTATCGTGCCAATCGCGATCCTGATCTGTTGCCGGTCGTTGAATCATGCATAAAAAAGTCGCTGGAAGCGGATCCGTTGGATAGCCAAATTCTTGCCGCTGCATCGTTCATGTCTTTTTTGCGGGTAGAATCCAGCGGCAAAGAGCCGGACTTCGAGGCGGGATTGCAATATGCACGCCGCGCGATGGTTCGTGGCAGAGAAGACGCGTCGGCCAATTTTGCCCTCGCCAGATCCAGTTTCTTCAACCGCAGCTGTGCTCGCGGCAAAGAATTTGCTGAAAAAGCGGTTGAACTGGATCCCTATGAAGCAACCATTCAGGCTCAGACTGGCGGCTTTCTATTTGGCTGCGGAGACCCGGATGCAAATAAATATCTGAGACGCGCCATCGCCCTCGACCCCAGCGGTTCCATCGTCGCAGAAACGGGACTGGTGCTAACGCTGCTATCGGAAGGCAAGGACAAGGAAGCACTGGAAATCGCCGAGAAAATCGTGCCGTCCAGTACTGGCGTTGGACCTTATTATGACATCGCTATGGCCATGGTCTATGCCAAAAATGGCCGGATTGAGGACTCTCGGGAGTCCTGGGACAAGCTGGTCGCTGCTTATGGAAGCGAAAATGAAAGCCAGGAACAATTGATCAAACGTCTGATCATCAACCCCGGGCTGGCCAATCGCGCTTTCATGCTGCTCTCGATCTCCGGGGTGATCAGCGAGTGA
- a CDS encoding JAB domain-containing protein, with translation MHSDPRTAKSNPARAILSLVREAMLISSKDKMLDRICLSKATDVIEYLIVAMARLPVEEVRVLFLDSRNRLISDEVVSRGTISEAPIYPREILKRALALDATALILAHNHPSGDPNPSEGDIDATRRLLKAGKELGLTVHDHIIVGSEGWISLRDRVAFQ, from the coding sequence TTGCACTCTGATCCCCGGACAGCCAAGAGCAATCCTGCCCGGGCCATCCTGTCTCTGGTGCGGGAAGCCATGCTCATATCATCCAAGGACAAGATGCTGGACCGGATTTGCCTGTCCAAGGCTACGGACGTCATCGAATATCTTATCGTGGCCATGGCGCGTTTGCCGGTCGAAGAGGTGCGGGTCCTGTTTCTGGATAGCAGGAACCGGCTTATCAGCGACGAAGTCGTGAGCAGAGGGACTATTTCGGAAGCCCCCATTTATCCGCGCGAGATATTGAAACGTGCGCTAGCTTTGGATGCAACCGCCCTGATCCTTGCGCATAATCATCCGTCCGGTGATCCCAATCCCAGCGAGGGCGATATCGATGCCACCCGCCGCCTGCTAAAAGCCGGTAAAGAACTCGGATTGACCGTGCACGATCATATCATCGTCGGCAGTGAAGGCTGGATCAGTCTTCGAGACCGAGTGGCATTTCAGTGA